A single region of the Rickettsiales bacterium genome encodes:
- the trmB gene encoding tRNA (guanosine(46)-N7)-methyltransferase TrmB, whose product MTLNFKRIVSFARKRSSNPKKEAEILAKLLPQYAAITPEDGGALEKISDLFKETAKDYSTYAMEIGFGSGENILHDAKTNPSIGYIGCEVYTGGVVKLLNNIESEDIKNIRIWHNDAVELIARLPLNCLNLVSILYPDPWPKKKHNKRRLINAEFLKLLSPKMAPNAKLLIVTDHKDYAEHITETLPEVAEIFARQMNNYPEITKTKYRLKAEAQGIKSNYFYLVKK is encoded by the coding sequence ATGACACTAAACTTTAAAAGAATAGTATCTTTCGCTAGAAAGCGTAGCAGCAACCCTAAAAAAGAAGCAGAAATTCTTGCCAAGCTATTGCCTCAATATGCGGCAATCACACCTGAAGATGGTGGAGCATTAGAAAAAATATCTGATCTTTTTAAAGAAACTGCAAAAGATTACTCAACATATGCCATGGAGATAGGATTTGGTTCAGGGGAGAACATTCTTCATGATGCAAAAACCAATCCTTCCATTGGATATATTGGCTGTGAAGTATATACAGGAGGAGTTGTTAAACTGCTCAATAATATTGAAAGCGAAGATATTAAAAACATCAGAATCTGGCATAATGATGCTGTGGAATTAATTGCCAGACTTCCCCTTAATTGTTTAAATCTGGTTTCCATTCTTTATCCTGATCCATGGCCTAAAAAGAAGCATAATAAACGTCGTTTAATTAACGCTGAATTTTTAAAGCTTCTCAGCCCCAAAATGGCTCCTAATGCGAAGTTATTGATTGTTACGGATCATAAGGATTATGCAGAGCACATCACAGAAACTTTACCAGAAGTGGCAGAAATTTTTGCCCGCCAGATGAATAATTATCCAGAAATCACCAAAACCAAATATCGCTTAAAAGCTGAAGCCCAAGGCATTAAATCTAACTATTTTTATCTGGTTAAGAAATGA
- the tsaD gene encoding tRNA (adenosine(37)-N6)-threonylcarbamoyltransferase complex transferase subunit TsaD produces the protein MKILGIESSCDETAASIVTDSKQILSNVIISQIDEHQKFGGVVPEIASRAHLSHVQTVVDKALKDADLSLDDLDAIAVTAGPGLIGGLLVGIMFAKGLSFAINKPLLAVNHLEGHALTARLTNEIEFPYLILLVSGGHCQILVVEKIGVYHKLGGTLDDAVGESFDKIAKMLGLDYPGGPIIEKLALTGNPNKYDFPKPMKGREGCDFSFSGLKTAVRLIIEKTELTPENIANICASFQRTIAEILLDRLNNAIEITKKSHPKIKQLIIAGGVAANQYLLKEIQLSMEKHNLETIAPPIKLCTDNAAMIAWAGIERLRLGIKDEVIIPKSRWPLS, from the coding sequence ATGAAAATTCTAGGAATAGAAAGCAGCTGCGATGAAACCGCTGCAAGCATTGTAACTGATTCTAAACAAATATTATCTAACGTAATAATAAGCCAAATTGATGAGCATCAAAAATTTGGTGGAGTTGTTCCAGAAATAGCCTCTCGTGCTCATTTAAGCCATGTTCAAACAGTGGTTGATAAAGCCCTTAAAGATGCTGATTTATCTTTAGATGATTTAGATGCCATTGCCGTCACTGCGGGCCCTGGTTTAATCGGCGGATTATTAGTTGGAATAATGTTTGCCAAGGGTCTAAGCTTTGCAATTAATAAACCATTGCTTGCTGTTAATCATTTGGAGGGTCATGCTTTAACAGCAAGGCTAACCAATGAGATTGAATTTCCATATTTAATACTGCTAGTTTCAGGTGGCCATTGCCAAATTCTTGTAGTAGAAAAAATTGGAGTTTATCATAAACTTGGTGGAACCCTTGATGATGCAGTGGGAGAATCTTTTGACAAAATAGCTAAAATGCTAGGTCTAGATTATCCTGGAGGACCAATCATAGAAAAATTGGCCCTAACTGGCAATCCTAATAAATATGACTTTCCCAAGCCAATGAAAGGCAGAGAAGGCTGTGACTTTTCCTTTTCGGGTCTTAAAACAGCAGTTAGGTTGATTATTGAAAAAACAGAATTAACTCCAGAAAATATTGCCAATATCTGCGCTTCTTTTCAAAGAACAATTGCTGAAATATTATTAGACCGTTTAAATAATGCTATTGAGATAACTAAAAAATCGCACCCCAAAATCAAACAATTGATCATAGCTGGTGGGGTTGCTGCCAATCAATATCTTCTAAAAGAAATCCAGCTCTCTATGGAGAAACATAACCTTGAAACAATCGCCCCGCCGATTAAATTATGTACAGATAATGCAGCTATGATCGCCTGGGCTGGAATAGAACGCTTGCGCTTAGGGATTAAAGATGAAGTAATTATTCCTAAATCTAGATGGCCTTTAAGTTAG
- a CDS encoding DNA polymerase III subunit chi: MNLLKNMKNNVMEISFYKLTTLPINKAAPRLIEKIYYSGQRLLVVAENEELMRLLDDGLWAYSTKHFIPHGTFSDDYPADQPVYLSTKIENPNKSSIAMALGAVELDDASVSKLLYMFDGNIPEQVEFARKKWKSYQNSGHALVFWQQNLKGAWEKQA; encoded by the coding sequence ATGAATTTGTTAAAAAATATGAAAAATAATGTGATGGAGATAAGTTTCTATAAGCTCACAACCCTGCCTATAAATAAGGCAGCTCCTAGATTGATTGAAAAGATTTATTATTCAGGGCAGCGTTTGTTAGTTGTTGCTGAAAATGAAGAATTGATGAGATTACTAGATGATGGGTTATGGGCTTATAGCACTAAGCATTTCATTCCTCATGGCACTTTTTCTGATGACTATCCTGCTGATCAACCGGTGTATTTATCTACTAAAATTGAGAATCCCAACAAATCAAGCATTGCAATGGCCCTTGGGGCTGTTGAGTTAGATGATGCTTCGGTTTCTAAATTGCTCTATATGTTTGATGGCAACATCCCAGAGCAAGTTGAATTTGCCAGAAAAAAATGGAAATCCTATCAAAATTCTGGCCATGCTTTAGTCTTCTGGCAACAGAATCTTAAAGGAGCTTGGGAAAAGCAAGCTTAA
- the dcd gene encoding dCTP deaminase gives MSVMQDSWIKKMALEHKMIEPFVDRQIREDNSNGKIISYGVTSYGYDARVSDEFKIFTNVDSAIVDPKKFDSNSFVDRKTPICTIPPNSFALARTVEYFRIPRDTLVICVGKSTYARCGIIVNVTPLEPEWEGHVTLEFSNTTPLPANIYAGEGACQFIFLKANEVCDISYADRQGKYMGQIGVTLPKT, from the coding sequence ATGTCAGTAATGCAAGATAGCTGGATCAAGAAAATGGCTCTTGAACATAAAATGATTGAACCATTTGTAGATCGTCAAATACGTGAGGATAACAGTAATGGAAAAATTATTTCTTACGGAGTAACTTCTTATGGTTATGATGCTAGAGTATCTGATGAATTTAAAATTTTCACTAATGTTGATTCTGCAATTGTTGACCCGAAAAAATTTGATAGCAATAGCTTTGTAGATCGTAAAACTCCAATCTGCACTATTCCACCAAATAGCTTTGCCTTAGCAAGAACTGTTGAATATTTCCGTATACCTAGAGACACTTTAGTTATCTGCGTAGGAAAGTCCACTTATGCTCGTTGTGGGATTATTGTTAACGTAACTCCATTGGAGCCAGAATGGGAAGGTCATGTTACTTTAGAATTCTCAAATACCACCCCTCTTCCTGCTAATATTTACGCCGGTGAAGGAGCATGTCAGTTTATATTCTTAAAGGCCAATGAAGTCTGTGATATTTCTTACGCTGACCGCCAAGGAAAATATATGGGGCAAATCGGCGTAACTTTACCTAAAACATAA
- a CDS encoding leucyl aminopeptidase, translated as MDIIFNNKSSVNTLVLGLAEGFNLQNNLTLDADLKTLVSQIIDLRKFKGESGQRVTMATPHHVSVKCIILVGLGKKEEFNPLKASKFGARLVAILNCSKFTKASIMIDSRLVEENEAEICANIAYGLNLREYSFDKYKSAEKLKDKTVLDKIELVTEVAKDAQSIFEKELKPVAQSVKFSRDLISEPPNVIYPESFSENSKEELEKFGVKVEILGEADMYDLEMHALLGVGQGSSKESKLLVMQYNGGKEGDAPLCFVGKGVTFDTGGISLKPSANMEDMKYDMSGAAIVTGLMRSLAARDAKVNVVAIAALSENMPDGNAQRPADVVKSMSGQTIEILNTDAEGRLVLADALWYCQNRFKPKLMIDLATLTGAIVVSLGSHHAGLFSNNEELAQDLLKAGKDTDEKLWEFPLTSDYDKMIDSVIADVRNTGNARGAGSITAAQFLKRFVNNVTWAHIDIAGVSWADKALDLCPVGATGFGVRLLNEFVKKYEK; from the coding sequence ATGGATATAATTTTTAACAATAAATCATCTGTCAATACTTTGGTGTTAGGTTTAGCTGAGGGATTTAATTTACAAAATAATTTGACTCTTGATGCAGATTTAAAAACTCTTGTTTCTCAAATAATAGATTTAAGAAAGTTTAAGGGCGAATCTGGTCAAAGAGTTACTATGGCCACTCCTCATCATGTTAGTGTTAAATGTATTATTTTAGTTGGTTTAGGAAAAAAAGAAGAATTTAATCCTCTTAAGGCTTCTAAATTTGGAGCAAGATTAGTTGCTATTTTAAATTGTAGTAAGTTTACTAAGGCTTCCATCATGATAGATTCAAGATTAGTGGAAGAGAATGAGGCTGAAATATGTGCAAATATTGCCTATGGTTTAAATCTTCGTGAATATAGTTTTGATAAATATAAATCAGCAGAAAAGTTAAAGGATAAAACTGTCTTAGATAAAATTGAATTGGTAACTGAAGTTGCAAAAGATGCTCAAAGCATTTTTGAGAAAGAGTTAAAACCAGTTGCACAGTCAGTTAAATTTAGCCGTGATCTTATTTCTGAGCCGCCTAATGTTATATATCCTGAAAGTTTCTCTGAAAACTCTAAAGAGGAGCTGGAAAAATTTGGTGTGAAAGTGGAAATACTTGGTGAAGCAGATATGTATGATCTGGAGATGCATGCTTTACTTGGAGTGGGGCAGGGAAGCTCAAAAGAATCTAAGCTTTTAGTTATGCAGTATAACGGTGGAAAGGAAGGTGATGCACCACTTTGTTTTGTTGGAAAAGGAGTGACTTTTGACACTGGTGGAATATCTCTAAAGCCTTCAGCTAATATGGAAGACATGAAATATGACATGTCTGGAGCTGCAATTGTGACCGGTTTAATGAGATCTTTAGCAGCAAGAGATGCAAAGGTGAATGTAGTTGCTATAGCAGCTTTATCAGAAAATATGCCTGATGGTAATGCTCAGCGTCCAGCAGATGTGGTGAAATCTATGTCTGGTCAAACAATAGAAATTCTAAATACTGACGCTGAAGGAAGATTAGTTTTAGCTGATGCTTTATGGTATTGTCAGAATAGATTTAAGCCTAAATTGATGATAGATTTAGCAACTTTAACAGGAGCCATAGTAGTGTCTTTAGGAAGTCATCATGCAGGTTTATTCTCAAATAATGAAGAATTAGCTCAAGATTTACTTAAAGCTGGAAAAGATACTGATGAGAAGCTATGGGAATTTCCACTAACTAGCGATTATGATAAAATGATAGATTCCGTAATAGCTGATGTTAGAAATACTGGTAATGCTAGGGGTGCTGGAAGCATAACTGCAGCGCAGTTTTTAAAGCGATTTGTTAATAATGTAACCTGGGCTCATATAGATATTGCAGGTGTTTCTTGGGCTGATAAAGCATTAGACTTATGTCCAGTTGGGGCTACTGGTTTTGGCGTAAGATTGCTCAATGAATTTGTTAAAAAATATGAAAAATAA
- a CDS encoding conjugal transfer protein TraX — translation MLKLNKYGEFNSYDLLKVIATIAMVIDHLGLLYYPDISLFRVIGRLSYPLFAFCIGYNRKYKLDNTLIMLAIIMCLTHIIIWPTLGGMVKKSILNSSILPSIIITRILLNYTSHMIKANNMYLWAFILWFFAFSSNSIFQYGTAGIALTICGYLSSALKNSKEYRIFLYINLILYVGFEYALFRMNLLGLLILIFEFFIISRTLKNFSINPISITKTFEKPLLLTSRYALIIYFVHFQIFKMIYVTS, via the coding sequence ATGCTTAAGCTGAATAAATATGGTGAATTTAATAGCTATGATCTGCTAAAGGTTATAGCTACAATCGCCATGGTTATTGATCATCTTGGGCTTTTATATTATCCAGATATTAGTTTATTCAGAGTTATTGGCCGGCTCTCATATCCTTTATTTGCATTTTGTATTGGCTATAATCGAAAATATAAACTTGATAATACATTAATAATGTTAGCAATTATAATGTGTTTAACTCATATTATTATCTGGCCAACCTTGGGAGGAATGGTTAAAAAATCAATTTTAAACTCCTCTATTTTACCATCCATTATCATAACCCGCATTTTATTAAATTATACTAGCCACATGATTAAAGCCAATAACATGTATCTATGGGCCTTCATCCTGTGGTTCTTTGCTTTTTCAAGCAATTCTATTTTTCAATATGGAACCGCTGGAATAGCCTTAACAATTTGTGGATATTTAAGTAGCGCCCTTAAAAACAGTAAGGAATATAGGATATTTTTATATATCAATTTAATTTTATATGTTGGGTTTGAATATGCATTATTTAGAATGAATTTACTTGGTTTGCTTATTCTTATTTTTGAATTTTTTATTATATCCAGAACGCTTAAAAACTTCTCAATTAACCCCATATCTATTACAAAAACATTTGAGAAACCTTTATTACTCACCTCAAGATATGCCTTAATAATATATTTTGTTCACTTCCAGATTTTTAAAATGATTTATGTAACTTCTTGA
- a CDS encoding ankyrin repeat domain-containing protein produces MNSLYKKITKIARRKNDNSEYEVNKNIALIYAASAKIVKDDKILKVVIRIGEENKVILSYDSSEVDEGSIREELEATMGLLITEGANVSRGLLHAANANNEQTVDFLLKKGANVNKILLHAAMKGNKSIFDFLLKKGADFREDLLRTVFQEVLFRAVMNKNESAVDFLMKNDVYDCKNLVLVDVASSSKEEKEAISLLIEKGADLNIAFAWAAVAAVSTDYFDSYEKAMDMLKAKGADGVVALLRLILLNIKKDFIEKAVDLLLEKSASSIEEDVVAIEKKSILNKALARAAVAAVSTKYFDSYEKAMDMLKAKGADLSFSMVHLLFSKIEEGDERYLKVKALDLLVEKGGSRITALGHLLSVKNVEEPLIELLLTNRYQSLSDYEEVLIELILRNGYQSLSDGDYDSEAGDFGSSLGKRPYGEEESKEDADCSSSESDGDYDSEEEREDEVKSGKGEAVILDLDIRLDDLIIPIIGEGKEFLEAKKNLEESDAEMELSTKGSEIEIDFEYVLESKDKENFGLDKFANWAYSLIKDALSSPIMFADKTSILTLPSSNHNLENLDIVGSDMGGSLLINSYEIS; encoded by the coding sequence ATGAATAGTTTATATAAAAAGATAACAAAGATTGCCAGAAGAAAAAACGATAATTCTGAGTATGAGGTTAATAAAAACATAGCTTTAATATATGCTGCTTCAGCAAAAATTGTTAAAGATGACAAGATATTAAAAGTTGTGATAAGAATTGGAGAAGAGAATAAAGTTATTTTATCATATGACTCTTCTGAAGTTGATGAAGGTTCCATTAGAGAGGAATTAGAAGCAACTATGGGGCTGCTAATAACTGAGGGCGCTAATGTGAGTAGGGGGTTGCTACATGCTGCTAATGCTAATAATGAACAAACTGTAGATTTTTTATTAAAAAAAGGTGCTAATGTAAATAAGATTTTGCTACATGCTGCCATGAAAGGTAATAAAAGCATATTCGATTTTTTATTAAAAAAAGGTGCTGATTTTCGAGAAGATTTGCTTAGAACTGTTTTTCAAGAAGTTTTATTTAGAGCTGTTATGAATAAGAATGAATCAGCTGTAGATTTTTTGATGAAAAATGATGTTTATGATTGCAAGAATTTAGTTCTGGTTGATGTTGCTTCATCCTCTAAGGAAGAGAAAGAAGCTATATCTTTATTAATAGAAAAAGGTGCTGATCTCAATATAGCTTTTGCATGGGCGGCAGTTGCAGCAGTGAGCACTGACTATTTTGATTCTTATGAAAAGGCGATGGATATGTTGAAAGCAAAAGGTGCTGATGGGGTGGTTGCCTTACTCCGTCTCATTTTATTAAATATTAAAAAAGATTTTATAGAAAAAGCTGTAGATTTATTGCTAGAAAAAAGCGCTTCATCAATAGAAGAAGATGTAGTAGCAATAGAAAAAAAATCCATTCTTAATAAAGCTTTAGCAAGGGCAGCAGTTGCAGCAGTGAGCACTAAATATTTTGATTCTTATGAAAAGGCGATGGATATGTTGAAAGCAAAAGGTGCTGATTTGAGCTTTTCTATGGTTCATCTCCTTTTTTCAAAAATTGAAGAAGGCGATGAAAGATATCTTAAAGTAAAAGCTCTAGATTTATTGGTGGAAAAAGGAGGTTCTAGAATTACTGCTCTAGGGCATCTTCTTTCAGTAAAAAACGTTGAAGAACCATTAATAGAATTATTGCTAACAAATAGATATCAATCATTATCAGATTATGAAGAAGTATTGATAGAATTAATATTAAGAAATGGATATCAATCATTATCAGATGGTGATTACGATTCTGAGGCAGGAGATTTTGGTTCTTCTTTGGGTAAGCGTCCTTATGGTGAGGAAGAGAGTAAAGAGGATGCGGATTGTTCTTCTTCAGAATCAGATGGTGATTACGATTCTGAGGAAGAGAGAGAAGATGAAGTTAAGTCTGGTAAGGGGGAAGCGGTCATCTTAGATTTAGACATTCGTCTAGATGATCTTATAATTCCTATTATTGGAGAAGGAAAGGAATTTCTAGAGGCTAAAAAGAATTTGGAAGAATCAGACGCAGAAATGGAATTATCTACAAAGGGATCAGAGATTGAAATTGATTTTGAATATGTTCTAGAAAGTAAAGATAAAGAAAATTTTGGATTAGATAAATTTGCTAACTGGGCTTATAGTTTAATCAAAGATGCTTTAAGTTCGCCAATTATGTTTGCTGATAAAACAAGCATATTAACTTTACCTTCATCTAATCATAATCTAGAAAATCTAGATATTGTTGGTTCAGATATGGGCGGTTCTTTACTTATCAATTCTTACGAAATATCTTAA
- a CDS encoding riboflavin kinase — MYSEKLSLNQMASVEGIVVQGKKISRDIGFPTMNLLLDDDCPFKYGVYAGIIEHEGVVYKGAINIGITPHFGVNKPKLEIYVFDFNKDMYGEKIKVTPLYFLREEMKFKDMQGLVEKITKDCNKAKELLAIY; from the coding sequence ATGTATTCAGAAAAACTATCATTAAATCAAATGGCTAGCGTAGAAGGAATAGTGGTTCAAGGTAAGAAAATATCCAGAGATATTGGCTTTCCAACCATGAATCTATTATTAGATGATGATTGCCCATTTAAATATGGTGTTTATGCTGGAATTATAGAGCATGAAGGAGTGGTTTATAAAGGAGCAATTAACATTGGAATAACTCCTCATTTCGGCGTTAATAAACCTAAACTTGAGATTTATGTATTTGATTTCAATAAAGATATGTATGGAGAAAAAATTAAAGTTACCCCTCTTTATTTTCTTAGAGAAGAAATGAAATTTAAAGATATGCAAGGGCTAGTAGAGAAAATTACAAAAGATTGTAATAAGGCTAAGGAGTTATTAGCAATTTATTAA
- the murC gene encoding UDP-N-acetylmuramate--L-alanine ligase, translating into MKALLEKMMFDNFGIIHFIGVGGIGMSGIAEIMHNLGYQVQGSDLGENDNVLRLRNIGIKVFVGHKKENIKNASVVVKSTAVKDDNPEIIAARAARVPVVKRSEMLAELMRLKISIAVSGSHGKTTTTAFVAAMFEASSLSPTVINGGIINTRGTNAYLGSSDYLIAEADESDGTFIRIPSTIAVITNIDPEHLDYYGSFENLKKAYRSFIQNLPFYGFAVVCKDHLEVKNLVENIQDREIITYGIDSEGLDIQAVNIVENISGTIFDVKVSDRILGKEFIIEKINLPVAGKHNVLNSLAAIAIGVKLKFKKELITEGFAKFSGVKRRFTKTGEVGGVSIIDDYAHHPEEIKAVLLTARQVNKLNKQAKVIAVVQLHRYSRVENLFSEFIHSFDNADIILMADIYSAGESPIEGVNKEVIISTLRQYYKNKEILSLDSPDKLPEIVSSMAKAGDLVLFMGAGSITKWAHDFPDQWKNFLSSQK; encoded by the coding sequence ATGAAGGCTTTATTAGAGAAGATGATGTTTGATAATTTTGGAATCATCCATTTTATCGGAGTTGGTGGAATTGGTATGAGCGGTATTGCTGAAATTATGCATAATCTTGGTTATCAAGTTCAAGGGTCAGATTTAGGAGAAAATGACAATGTTCTTCGTCTTCGAAATATTGGAATTAAGGTTTTTGTAGGTCACAAAAAAGAAAATATTAAAAATGCTTCAGTGGTGGTTAAATCTACAGCAGTAAAAGATGATAATCCTGAAATTATTGCTGCAAGAGCTGCGCGTGTTCCTGTGGTGAAGCGTTCAGAGATGCTGGCAGAATTAATGAGGCTTAAAATTTCAATAGCAGTTTCAGGGTCGCATGGTAAAACCACCACAACTGCGTTTGTAGCAGCAATGTTTGAAGCATCTTCATTAAGCCCAACAGTTATTAATGGCGGTATTATTAATACTAGAGGAACAAATGCTTATTTAGGAAGCAGTGATTATTTAATAGCTGAAGCAGATGAGTCAGATGGAACATTTATTCGTATTCCATCAACTATTGCAGTGATCACCAATATAGATCCAGAACATTTGGACTATTATGGAAGTTTTGAGAACCTTAAAAAGGCATATAGGTCATTTATTCAGAATCTTCCATTTTATGGATTTGCTGTTGTGTGCAAAGATCATTTAGAGGTTAAGAATTTAGTAGAAAACATCCAAGATCGTGAAATTATCACTTATGGAATTGACTCAGAAGGTTTAGATATTCAGGCGGTTAATATCGTTGAAAATATTTCTGGAACTATATTTGATGTTAAAGTTTCAGATAGAATATTAGGTAAAGAATTTATAATAGAAAAAATTAATCTGCCAGTAGCTGGAAAGCATAATGTTCTGAATTCTTTAGCAGCTATAGCCATAGGAGTGAAATTAAAGTTTAAGAAAGAATTAATCACAGAAGGATTTGCAAAGTTTTCTGGAGTGAAAAGAAGATTCACTAAAACCGGTGAAGTAGGAGGGGTTAGTATTATTGATGATTATGCTCACCATCCAGAAGAGATAAAAGCTGTGTTACTTACTGCTCGTCAAGTTAATAAGTTAAACAAGCAAGCAAAAGTTATTGCTGTGGTGCAGTTACATAGATATTCTAGGGTGGAAAATTTATTTTCTGAGTTCATTCATAGTTTTGATAATGCCGATATAATATTAATGGCTGATATTTATTCAGCAGGAGAGTCTCCAATAGAAGGAGTTAATAAGGAAGTGATTATTTCCACTTTAAGACAATATTATAAAAACAAAGAGATATTGAGTTTAGACTCTCCAGATAAGTTACCGGAGATAGTAAGCTCTATGGCTAAAGCAGGCGATCTTGTATTATTTATGGGGGCAGGAAGTATTACTAAATGGGCTCATGATTTCCCAGATCAATGGAAGAATTTTTTATCATCACAAAAATAA
- a CDS encoding AbrB/MazE/SpoVT family DNA-binding domain-containing protein, giving the protein MLQSIMTNRGQVTIPAEIRSKLNLISGNKLEFVLKGDQIVMMPINRSIKDLKGVLPNPKKSLSCEEMNDVIKNVKG; this is encoded by the coding sequence ATGTTGCAATCTATTATGACAAATAGAGGTCAAGTTACTATCCCAGCTGAGATAAGAAGTAAATTAAACCTTATTAGTGGAAATAAGTTAGAGTTTGTTTTAAAAGGTGATCAGATAGTGATGATGCCAATTAATAGGTCTATTAAAGATTTAAAAGGAGTTTTGCCTAACCCAAAGAAAAGTCTTAGCTGTGAAGAAATGAATGATGTTATAAAAAATGTAAAGGGCTAG
- a CDS encoding ankyrin repeat domain-containing protein has product MEELTAVEKILSRSYPYKIQALIAAASFGHEDKVDFLILEGVDKNE; this is encoded by the coding sequence ATGGAAGAATTAACAGCTGTAGAAAAGATCTTATCACGATCATATCCCTACAAGATTCAAGCCTTAATTGCTGCAGCAAGTTTTGGTCATGAAGATAAGGTGGATTTTTTAATATTAGAAGGTGTTGATAAGAATGAATAG
- a CDS encoding RMD1 family protein translates to MNPLYKFLKKDNESPKKFRNVIYAPFYEGHVFFFSYGCVVFWELTDEEISVVLKKLKKFEEDNVENIHNSSESYFVVQDSETEVHQNEIRLDKDAGVMERLAISYALAQSMKLSGFEERVAQTIKKTEHIPKSLAKTGKITLSGKEIAKKMGKLFLERSSINLHGDILGTPKFFWDYPALEPIYQMMAEDQDIKQRVDILNKRLNLIHELFEILSDVFNNRHSSLLEIIIIILIGMEIILTIGFKITS, encoded by the coding sequence ATGAATCCGTTATATAAATTTCTTAAAAAAGATAATGAAAGCCCAAAAAAGTTTCGTAATGTTATTTATGCTCCATTTTATGAAGGTCATGTGTTCTTTTTTAGCTATGGCTGTGTGGTGTTCTGGGAATTAACTGATGAAGAAATTTCAGTTGTACTAAAAAAGTTGAAGAAATTTGAAGAAGATAATGTAGAAAATATTCATAACTCTTCAGAGTCTTATTTTGTGGTTCAAGATAGTGAAACAGAAGTTCATCAAAATGAAATTAGGCTTGATAAGGATGCTGGGGTTATGGAAAGACTTGCCATTTCTTATGCTCTAGCCCAATCAATGAAGCTATCTGGATTTGAAGAGCGAGTTGCCCAAACTATAAAAAAAACAGAGCATATTCCAAAGTCACTCGCTAAAACGGGGAAGATTACTTTATCTGGTAAAGAAATAGCTAAGAAAATGGGTAAGCTGTTTTTAGAGCGAAGTTCAATTAATTTACATGGCGATATTTTAGGAACTCCTAAGTTTTTCTGGGATTACCCAGCATTAGAACCCATCTATCAAATGATGGCTGAAGATCAAGATATTAAACAGAGAGTGGACATATTAAATAAAAGGCTTAATTTAATCCATGAATTATTTGAAATTCTAAGTGATGTATTTAATAATCGTCATAGTTCTCTTCTTGAAATTATAATTATAATTTTAATAGGAATGGAAATAATTTTAACCATCGGTTTTAAAATAACTAGTTAA
- a CDS encoding type II toxin-antitoxin system VapC family toxin yields the protein MIGIDTNILVRYLTQDDSEQAKIVEKTLNKYATSSQSIFINNIVICELIWVLERGYKYNKESIIEVVKLILSTKEFCFENQKLLRNALSQYSQKKLDFSDALIGEINKNSGCISTLTFDKAAMMADNFIMAK from the coding sequence ATGATTGGTATTGATACGAATATATTAGTCCGGTATTTAACTCAGGATGATTCAGAACAGGCAAAAATAGTTGAGAAGACTCTTAATAAATATGCTACTTCTTCGCAGTCAATCTTTATCAATAATATTGTAATATGTGAGCTTATTTGGGTGTTAGAAAGAGGATATAAATATAATAAAGAATCTATTATTGAGGTTGTTAAACTGATATTATCAACTAAAGAATTTTGCTTTGAGAATCAGAAGTTACTACGGAACGCGTTGAGTCAATATAGCCAAAAAAAACTGGATTTTTCAGATGCTTTAATCGGAGAGATTAATAAAAATTCTGGCTGCATAAGTACTTTAACTTTTGATAAAGCGGCTATGATGGCAGATAATTTTATAATGGCTAAATAA